A portion of the bacterium genome contains these proteins:
- a CDS encoding histone deacetylase, giving the protein MSAAGVLLVHPDYRRHITPAGHPERPARLEAIEARLSRTPLWEALPHRTPEPIGDDVLTSVHTRAYVERVRSLAASGGGALDPDTAVGPASDGIARLAAGGALGAVDAVLAGDAPAAMALVRPPGHHARPGAGMGFCLFNNVALAARYAIEERGIERVFILDWDVHHGNGTEEAFHHDPRVVFCSVHQENWYPGTGAMTETGEGPGEGATVNIPLPAGIGDGGYEYLWEEVVLPLLRAVAPGLVLISAGFDAHHADPLGGMLLTADGFRRLAAMVREAAGPVPVAAVLEGGYDLDGLSYSVAAALEGLTGVASGLREPVETLREAPFSVARERAREVRRIAGMYWPI; this is encoded by the coding sequence GTGAGCGCCGCCGGCGTTCTCCTCGTCCACCCCGACTACCGCCGCCACATTACACCGGCCGGCCACCCGGAGCGCCCCGCGCGCCTTGAGGCGATCGAAGCGCGGCTCTCCCGGACGCCGCTGTGGGAGGCGCTGCCGCACCGCACACCGGAGCCGATCGGCGACGACGTGCTCACGTCGGTGCATACCCGCGCGTACGTGGAGCGCGTGAGAAGTCTTGCCGCCTCCGGCGGCGGCGCCCTCGATCCGGACACCGCGGTCGGCCCGGCCTCCGACGGCATCGCCCGGCTGGCGGCCGGCGGTGCCCTCGGCGCCGTCGACGCGGTGCTCGCCGGCGACGCGCCGGCCGCGATGGCGCTGGTGCGTCCGCCCGGACATCACGCGCGGCCGGGCGCGGGGATGGGCTTCTGTCTCTTCAACAACGTCGCGCTCGCCGCCCGGTATGCGATCGAAGAGCGGGGCATCGAGCGCGTCTTCATTCTCGATTGGGACGTCCACCACGGTAACGGGACGGAGGAGGCGTTCCACCACGACCCGCGCGTGGTGTTCTGCTCGGTGCATCAGGAGAACTGGTACCCCGGGACGGGCGCGATGACCGAGACGGGCGAAGGCCCGGGGGAGGGCGCCACGGTCAACATCCCGCTGCCGGCGGGGATCGGTGACGGCGGCTACGAGTACCTGTGGGAGGAAGTCGTGCTGCCGCTCCTGCGCGCGGTGGCGCCCGGGCTCGTGCTGATCTCGGCCGGCTTCGACGCGCATCACGCGGATCCGCTCGGCGGCATGCTTCTGACCGCGGACGGATTCCGGCGTCTGGCCGCGATGGTGCGCGAGGCGGCCGGCCCGGTGCCGGTCGCCGCCGTCCTCGAAGGCGGCTACGATCTCGACGGCCTCTCCTACTCGGTGGCCGCCGCGCTCGAGGGATTGACCGGCGTGGCCTCCGGCCTTCGCGAGCCGGTGGAGACGCTGCGCGAGGCGCCCTTCTCGGTCGCGCGGGAGCGGGCGCGCGAGGTCCGGCGAATCGCCGGCATGTACTGGCCGATCTGA
- the rpe gene encoding ribulose-phosphate 3-epimerase has translation MSDSRGAVKIAPSILAADFGRLAEEARAAAQAGAEMLHVDVMDGRFVPEISMGAAAVRAVRKAADVPADVHLMVVEPERHLEAFARAGAASLTVHVEAAVHLYDTLRRIAGLGMRPGVALNPATPPEQIAWALTQVSSVLVMTVEPGAGGQPFIPEMTAKVAALAGWRRERGLEFEIAVDGGITPETAGRVVDAGATVLVAGTAVFGAPGGVAAAIAKLRDAASRPAPGSTRRS, from the coding sequence CTGAGCGATTCCCGCGGCGCCGTCAAAATCGCCCCCTCGATTCTGGCCGCCGACTTCGGACGGCTGGCCGAGGAGGCGCGCGCCGCGGCGCAGGCCGGCGCCGAGATGCTGCACGTGGACGTGATGGACGGCCGGTTCGTGCCGGAGATCTCGATGGGGGCGGCGGCGGTGCGCGCGGTCCGGAAGGCCGCGGATGTGCCGGCCGACGTGCACCTCATGGTCGTGGAGCCGGAGCGCCACCTCGAGGCGTTCGCGCGCGCCGGGGCGGCGAGCCTCACGGTGCACGTCGAGGCCGCGGTGCATCTCTACGACACGCTGCGGCGGATCGCGGGACTCGGGATGCGTCCGGGGGTCGCGCTGAATCCGGCGACGCCGCCGGAGCAGATCGCCTGGGCGCTGACCCAAGTATCCTCGGTGCTCGTCATGACGGTGGAGCCGGGGGCGGGCGGACAGCCGTTCATTCCGGAGATGACGGCCAAGGTGGCCGCGCTCGCGGGGTGGCGCCGCGAGCGCGGCCTCGAGTTCGAGATCGCCGTCGACGGCGGCATCACGCCGGAGACCGCGGGCCGCGTGGTCGATGCCGGCGCGACCGTGCTCGTCGCCGGCACCGCGGTGTTCGGCGCGCCGGGCGGCGTCGCCGCCGCGATCGCGAAGCTCCGCGACGCGGCGTCGCGTCCGGCGCCGGGCTCCACGCGGCGCTCGTGA
- a CDS encoding PASTA domain-containing protein, producing MTERRLGGRYEVLGLIAEGGMAHVYRGRRLDDGTLVAIKILRDQYAHNAEFVARFEREAEAAAGLSHPDIVRIFDHGRDGDVHFIVMEYVDGEDLKTHLRRAGPLDEARVRAIGAAVCEVLEYAHKTGIVHRDIKPQNILLTPDGGVKVTDFGIARALAATGITETGTVLGSVQYISPEQARGLGVGWRADLYSLGVVLYEAATGTLPFDADTAIAIALRHMHEPPPLPRRDGARLGRDLEGIILKALAKDPEHRYRSAQDMADDLRGRTAHWRATSALESTAIVRTRNAGRRKAARDRRAVPRSVPLMIAAVVLLATFGGMAWGWQALNAYLNVPEVAVPDLVGRSLVEAESIARQRRLNVQVVQQVHHATLPTGSVVSQDPAPGTSVKVNRAVGLVTSLGPEMVTVPDVRRRSLEDTRFSIEQARLTVGEIRETYDDTVPSGFIIIQDPAPGASVARGTPVNVTVSKGQQAIVLPDLVGKSLDDARRVLQDLGVTLRDVTETPRDDVPAGQVIGMTPPGGTKIAHGDAVGVTIAVRPAEGGGAPPQPIVTGGPATSQPASSDRRVTNLHIIIPEGASQQLIKIVVIDQRGVHTAYEGMHHPGENVDRQVVGVGYTIVQVYIDSRLIQEIRP from the coding sequence GTGACGGAGCGCCGGCTGGGCGGCCGGTACGAAGTCCTCGGGCTGATCGCCGAAGGCGGCATGGCCCACGTCTACCGCGGGCGCCGCCTCGACGACGGTACGCTCGTCGCGATCAAGATCCTGCGCGACCAGTACGCGCACAACGCCGAGTTCGTCGCGCGCTTCGAGCGCGAGGCGGAGGCCGCGGCCGGGCTGTCGCACCCGGACATCGTCCGGATCTTCGATCACGGCCGGGACGGTGACGTCCACTTCATCGTCATGGAGTACGTCGACGGCGAAGACCTCAAGACCCATCTGCGGCGGGCGGGGCCGCTCGACGAGGCGCGCGTCCGCGCCATCGGCGCCGCCGTGTGCGAAGTCCTCGAGTACGCGCACAAGACGGGCATCGTTCACCGCGACATCAAGCCGCAGAACATCCTCCTGACGCCCGACGGCGGCGTGAAGGTCACCGATTTCGGCATCGCGCGCGCGCTGGCCGCGACGGGGATCACCGAGACCGGCACCGTGCTCGGATCGGTGCAGTACATCTCGCCGGAGCAGGCGCGCGGACTCGGCGTGGGGTGGCGCGCGGACCTGTACTCGCTCGGCGTCGTGCTCTACGAGGCGGCGACGGGCACCCTGCCGTTCGACGCCGATACGGCGATCGCGATCGCCCTGCGGCACATGCACGAGCCGCCGCCGCTGCCGCGCCGCGACGGCGCCAGGCTCGGGCGCGACCTCGAGGGCATCATTCTCAAGGCGCTCGCGAAGGACCCCGAGCATCGGTACCGCTCGGCGCAGGACATGGCGGACGATCTGCGGGGCCGCACGGCGCACTGGCGCGCCACCTCGGCGCTCGAGTCGACGGCGATCGTGCGGACCCGAAACGCCGGCCGGCGGAAGGCCGCGCGGGACCGACGCGCCGTCCCGCGCTCGGTGCCGTTGATGATCGCCGCCGTCGTGCTGCTGGCGACGTTCGGCGGGATGGCCTGGGGTTGGCAGGCGCTCAACGCCTACCTCAATGTCCCGGAGGTCGCGGTGCCGGACCTCGTCGGTCGCAGCCTCGTGGAGGCGGAGTCGATCGCGCGGCAGCGCCGGCTGAACGTCCAGGTGGTGCAGCAGGTGCACCACGCCACCCTGCCGACCGGATCGGTGGTGAGCCAGGACCCCGCGCCCGGCACCTCGGTGAAGGTGAACCGCGCCGTCGGCCTCGTGACGAGCCTCGGACCGGAGATGGTCACCGTCCCCGACGTGCGCCGGCGTTCGCTCGAGGACACGCGCTTTTCGATCGAGCAGGCACGCCTCACGGTCGGGGAGATCCGCGAGACGTACGACGACACGGTTCCGTCGGGCTTTATCATCATCCAGGACCCGGCGCCGGGCGCCTCGGTCGCGCGCGGCACCCCGGTCAACGTCACGGTGAGCAAAGGCCAGCAGGCGATCGTGCTGCCGGACCTCGTCGGCAAGTCGCTGGACGACGCGCGGCGCGTCCTTCAAGATCTCGGGGTGACGCTCCGCGACGTGACGGAGACCCCGCGGGACGACGTGCCGGCGGGCCAGGTAATCGGGATGACGCCGCCGGGCGGGACGAAGATCGCGCACGGCGATGCGGTCGGCGTCACGATCGCGGTGCGTCCGGCGGAAGGCGGCGGCGCGCCGCCGCAGCCGATCGTCACCGGCGGCCCGGCGACGTCGCAGCCCGCCTCGAGCGACCGGCGGGTGACGAACCTACACATCATCATTCCGGAGGGCGCCTCGCAGCAGCTTATCAAGATCGTCGTGATCGACCAGCGGGGCGTGCACACCGCCTACGAGGGGATGCATCATCCCGGCGAGAACGTGGACCGCCAAGTCGTCGGGGTGGGCTACACCATCGTGCAGGTCTACATCGACAGCCGGCTGATCCAGGAGATCCGACCCTGA
- a CDS encoding penicillin-binding transpeptidase domain-containing protein, producing the protein MVSRTRNVGRLLAGLFVVLLVYLALVQVVWGPQLAASPLNPRLALAAERIHWGRILDRRLTVLADSVGTGPSQVRRYPQGAAFAHVLGYRSRRFGLTGIERREELALLGLPITDPWEALQEAVGRTPEGNDVVLTLDAAVQQAAVRALGGVRGAVVVLDPRNGAVLALVSRPGFDPSAVDAQWRALSRDPSAPLYDRATQGQYPPGSSFKTVILTAALGSRRVRLTDAVNCPGAIDVGGALIHNFEHEQFGQISVLQAFVASCNTAFVQIGQRTGASPIVAAARAFGLGQAVRFDLPTSSGYLPPLRDLGARGLAQISFGQGSLLVTPLQMALAAAAIGNGGIMMSPFLVSQIRTPDGRIRQTFTQRGSREVMPAALAGEVAQAMIQAVQTGTGAAAQLPGVVVAGKTGTAENPHGNTHAWFIAFAPADRPVVALSVIVENGGVGGQVAAPIARQVLAAALQAQSAVGARP; encoded by the coding sequence ATGGTTAGCCGCACCCGCAACGTCGGCCGCCTGCTGGCGGGCCTCTTCGTCGTGCTGCTGGTGTATCTCGCCCTCGTGCAGGTGGTCTGGGGCCCGCAGCTCGCGGCCTCGCCGCTCAACCCGCGGCTGGCGCTCGCGGCCGAGCGCATCCACTGGGGCCGGATCCTCGACCGCCGGCTGACCGTGCTCGCCGACTCCGTGGGGACCGGTCCGTCGCAAGTGCGCCGGTATCCGCAGGGCGCCGCGTTCGCGCACGTGCTCGGCTATCGCAGCCGCCGCTTCGGGCTCACCGGGATCGAGCGGCGCGAGGAACTCGCGCTGCTGGGGCTGCCGATCACCGATCCGTGGGAGGCGCTGCAGGAAGCGGTCGGCCGGACTCCGGAGGGCAACGACGTGGTGCTCACGCTCGACGCCGCGGTACAGCAGGCGGCGGTGCGGGCCCTCGGCGGTGTCCGGGGGGCGGTGGTCGTGCTCGATCCGCGGAACGGCGCGGTGCTCGCGCTCGTGAGCCGTCCGGGCTTCGACCCGAGCGCCGTCGATGCGCAGTGGCGCGCCCTGTCGCGGGATCCATCGGCGCCGTTGTACGACCGGGCGACGCAGGGCCAGTACCCGCCCGGGTCGTCGTTCAAGACGGTGATACTGACGGCCGCGCTCGGGAGCCGTCGCGTCCGTCTCACCGATGCCGTCAACTGCCCCGGCGCGATCGACGTCGGCGGCGCCCTGATCCACAACTTCGAGCACGAGCAGTTCGGACAGATCTCGGTCCTGCAGGCGTTCGTGGCGTCCTGCAACACCGCGTTCGTGCAGATCGGGCAGCGCACCGGCGCCTCGCCGATCGTCGCCGCGGCACGGGCGTTCGGGCTCGGCCAGGCGGTGCGGTTCGACCTGCCGACCTCGAGCGGGTACCTGCCGCCGCTGCGCGACCTCGGCGCGCGCGGTCTCGCTCAGATCTCTTTTGGGCAGGGCAGTCTGCTCGTCACGCCGCTGCAGATGGCGCTCGCCGCGGCGGCGATCGGCAACGGCGGCATCATGATGAGTCCGTTTCTCGTCTCGCAGATCCGCACGCCGGACGGCCGAATCCGACAAACGTTTACGCAGCGCGGCAGCCGCGAAGTGATGCCGGCCGCGCTCGCCGGCGAAGTCGCGCAGGCCATGATCCAGGCGGTGCAGACCGGCACCGGCGCCGCCGCGCAGTTGCCCGGGGTCGTCGTCGCGGGCAAGACGGGCACGGCCGAAAATCCGCACGGCAACACGCACGCGTGGTTCATCGCGTTTGCGCCCGCGGACCGGCCCGTGGTCGCGCTCTCCGTCATCGTCGAGAACGGCGGCGTCGGCGGCCAGGTGGCGGCGCCGATCGCGCGGCAGGTCCTGGCCGCCGCGCTCCAGGCGCAGAGCGCGGTGGGGGCGCGGCCGTGA
- a CDS encoding FtsW/RodA/SpoVE family cell cycle protein — MTVRPAPSAVSPPVPWVARRASERGLLVAAGVLGALGLVVVHAAMYPAESWDPVIAGAVALGGFLVVHAALVLADNRGDEILLPVAAALSAVGLVMIYRLRPDYAVRQAAWISLGLTSLLIALGTLTDLRWVRRYAYLCALTGIALLVLTVLVGVERNGARQWLVIGSFTLEPGEIVKLLLVAFFAGVLVETRPLLTLPGPRRWRAELGRLGPLLLVCLGSLLLLVFQRDLGLAMLYYGVFLAMLYVALGRVAYILAGLVAFAGGATICYHLFAHVRTRVDVWLNPWADAAGRGYQIVQGLFALASGGVTGAGLGLGHPELLPASYTDMIFPAIGEELGAVGTFMVVALYLLLLGRIFRAAVRADGPLDRLVGAGLGAAIGIQTFVILAGSTRLIPLTGIPAPFLTYGGSAAVSNFIAVALLLAISDRGARAAAEARDG; from the coding sequence ATGACCGTCCGGCCCGCACCGTCCGCCGTGTCCCCGCCGGTCCCGTGGGTCGCCCGGCGCGCGTCGGAGCGCGGGCTCCTTGTCGCCGCGGGCGTGCTCGGGGCACTCGGGCTGGTCGTGGTCCACGCCGCGATGTACCCCGCGGAGTCCTGGGATCCCGTGATCGCCGGCGCGGTGGCCCTCGGCGGCTTCCTCGTGGTGCACGCCGCGCTCGTCCTCGCCGACAATCGGGGCGACGAGATCCTGCTGCCGGTCGCCGCGGCGCTGTCGGCCGTCGGGCTGGTGATGATCTACCGGCTGCGTCCCGACTACGCGGTGCGGCAGGCCGCCTGGATCTCGCTCGGGCTCACCTCGCTGCTGATCGCTCTCGGCACGCTCACCGACCTGCGCTGGGTGCGCCGGTACGCGTACCTGTGCGCGCTCACCGGCATCGCGCTGCTGGTGCTCACGGTGCTGGTCGGCGTTGAACGCAACGGGGCGCGGCAGTGGCTCGTGATCGGCAGTTTCACGCTCGAGCCGGGGGAGATCGTGAAGCTGCTGCTCGTCGCCTTCTTCGCGGGCGTGCTGGTGGAGACGCGGCCGCTGCTGACGCTGCCCGGGCCTCGCCGCTGGCGCGCCGAGCTCGGCCGGCTCGGGCCGCTGCTCCTCGTCTGCCTCGGCTCGCTGCTGCTGCTCGTGTTCCAGCGCGACCTCGGGCTCGCGATGCTCTACTACGGCGTCTTTCTCGCGATGCTCTACGTCGCGCTCGGACGTGTCGCCTACATCCTGGCCGGGCTCGTCGCGTTCGCCGGCGGCGCGACGATCTGCTACCACCTCTTCGCGCACGTCCGCACGCGCGTCGACGTCTGGCTGAATCCGTGGGCGGACGCGGCGGGGCGGGGCTACCAGATCGTGCAGGGCCTCTTCGCGCTCGCCAGCGGCGGCGTCACAGGCGCCGGTCTCGGCCTCGGGCACCCCGAGCTGCTGCCGGCCTCCTACACCGACATGATTTTTCCGGCGATCGGCGAGGAGCTCGGCGCGGTCGGCACCTTCATGGTGGTCGCGCTATACCTGCTGCTGCTCGGGCGGATCTTCCGCGCCGCGGTGCGGGCGGACGGCCCGCTCGATCGGCTCGTCGGCGCCGGGCTCGGCGCCGCGATCGGCATCCAGACGTTCGTCATTCTCGCCGGCAGCACGCGGCTGATTCCTTTGACCGGCATCCCCGCACCCTTCTTGACGTACGGCGGGAGCGCGGCGGTGAGCAACTTCATCGCCGTGGCGCTGCTGTTGGCGATCTCCGACCGCGGCGCGCGCGCCGCCGCGGAGGCGCGCGATGGTTAG
- a CDS encoding PP2C family serine/threonine-protein phosphatase, translated as MSGFTARGTGVSEIGRVRESNQDRILLRDRLVRGAALYAVADGLGGHAGGSVASTLAVEILVREVPALLERGLTPAEALALAVRRANAEINAQAIGPEQAGMATTCTAALVAGQAVVVAHVGDSRAYLMRGAEIRQLTVDHSVVAEMVRHGTLPAAAAEMHTQRHVLTRALGTAPEVQVDVLSVPLRARDALLLVSDGVHSAVSPEEMADIIRTSRDGTEACRMVVGLANARGGTDNASIVLIRVRPKWLERAGRAATAAALAAFIAAAVGVYRLEHAYFLGVRGGHVAVMHGVPLRVLGVPFFSVDRVTEVPVSRIAPAYRPQLLHGIPARDPADADALLQDLLHRP; from the coding sequence ATGAGCGGGTTCACGGCGCGCGGGACCGGCGTCAGCGAGATCGGCCGAGTGCGCGAGAGCAACCAGGACCGCATTCTGCTGCGGGACCGCCTCGTCCGCGGCGCCGCGCTGTACGCGGTCGCCGACGGGCTGGGAGGCCACGCCGGCGGTTCCGTCGCGAGCACGCTCGCCGTGGAGATCCTCGTGCGCGAGGTCCCGGCGCTGCTCGAGCGCGGCCTCACCCCGGCGGAGGCGCTCGCGCTCGCCGTCCGGCGCGCGAACGCGGAGATCAACGCACAGGCGATCGGGCCCGAGCAGGCGGGGATGGCGACGACGTGCACCGCGGCGCTGGTCGCGGGGCAGGCGGTCGTCGTAGCGCACGTGGGCGACAGCCGCGCCTACCTGATGCGCGGCGCCGAGATCCGTCAGCTCACGGTGGATCATTCCGTTGTGGCGGAGATGGTGCGCCACGGCACCCTGCCCGCCGCGGCGGCCGAGATGCACACCCAGCGCCACGTGCTGACGCGCGCGCTGGGCACGGCGCCGGAGGTCCAGGTCGACGTGCTCTCCGTGCCGCTGCGCGCCCGCGACGCGCTGCTGCTCGTCAGCGACGGCGTGCACAGCGCCGTCAGTCCGGAGGAGATGGCCGACATCATCCGCACGTCGCGCGACGGCACCGAGGCCTGTCGCATGGTGGTGGGTTTGGCCAACGCGCGCGGCGGCACCGACAACGCCTCGATCGTCCTCATCCGCGTGCGGCCGAAGTGGCTCGAACGCGCGGGCCGCGCGGCGACCGCGGCCGCCCTGGCCGCGTTTATCGCCGCCGCCGTGGGCGTGTACCGTCTCGAGCACGCCTACTTTCTCGGCGTGCGCGGCGGTCATGTCGCGGTGATGCACGGCGTTCCGCTGCGCGTGCTCGGGGTGCCGTTCTTCTCCGTCGACCGCGTCACCGAGGTACCGGTGTCGAGGATCGCGCCCGCGTACCGTCCGCAGCTCCTTCACGGCATCCCCGCGCGCGATCCCGCAGACGCGGACGCCCTCTTACAAGATTTGCTGCATCGTCCGTGA
- a CDS encoding FHA domain-containing protein, with protein MTETPVLFIVVLRYAFLLALVLFVARVLRVVLADLEARTAGPASRAVLVVEAPEMSRGREFLVAGEATVGRAPGCAIVLSGDYVSAHHARLFERDGRVWVEDLGSTNGTLLNGRRVRRAVAMRSGDRLRIGDVVLGLRLEAAPEPAADGTGSWPAGDGGRG; from the coding sequence ATGACCGAGACCCCGGTGCTCTTCATCGTGGTTCTGCGCTACGCGTTTCTGCTCGCGCTCGTGCTGTTTGTGGCGCGGGTCCTGCGCGTCGTGCTGGCCGATCTGGAGGCACGGACGGCGGGGCCCGCATCGCGGGCGGTGCTCGTCGTCGAGGCGCCGGAGATGTCGCGGGGCCGGGAGTTCCTCGTCGCCGGAGAGGCGACGGTCGGCCGTGCGCCCGGCTGCGCCATCGTGCTCAGCGGCGACTACGTGTCGGCGCACCACGCCCGGCTCTTCGAGCGCGACGGGCGCGTCTGGGTGGAGGATCTCGGCAGCACCAACGGCACGTTGCTCAACGGACGCCGGGTCCGGCGGGCGGTCGCGATGCGCTCCGGCGACCGGCTCAGGATCGGCGACGTCGTCCTCGGCCTCAGGCTCGAGGCCGCGCCGGAACCCGCGGCGGACGGGACCGGCTCCTGGCCCGCCGGCGACGGAGGCCGCGGATGA